The Nitrososphaerota archaeon genome window below encodes:
- a CDS encoding cupredoxin domain-containing protein — MKTNAERRSAVGTVAVVSVAVVVILAAGVAYYVLVAGTAKAATTTPTTTISGTKTVNVIIPSGVSTNQSLNFQPASMTLVIGVNNSVRWANDDSAPHDVMSTSVPSGASTFSSGNMNSGATFTFTFTVPGTYTYQCTYHSLWMLGTLLVKQTA, encoded by the coding sequence ATGAAGACGAATGCCGAAAGGAGGTCCGCAGTTGGAACAGTTGCGGTCGTTTCGGTGGCAGTAGTCGTCATCCTTGCTGCCGGCGTGGCCTATTACGTTCTTGTCGCAGGGACGGCCAAAGCCGCGACGACGACCCCAACAACAACCATCTCAGGGACAAAGACGGTGAATGTGATCATCCCCAGCGGTGTCAGCACGAACCAGTCGCTCAACTTCCAACCCGCGAGTATGACCCTCGTCATCGGGGTAAACAACAGCGTGAGGTGGGCGAATGATGATAGTGCCCCTCATGACGTCATGTCCACTTCGGTGCCGAGCGGTGCGTCGACCTTCAGCTCGGGGAACATGAACTCCGGGGCGACGTTCACATTCACATTCACCGTCCCAGGCACTTACACGTACCAGTGCACCTATCATTCGCTCTGGATGCTGGGAACTTTGCTTGTTAAGCAGACCGCGTAG
- a CDS encoding cystathionine gamma-synthase encodes MGFGTRAVHSGEEPDLSATGDVVVPIHLSATFARKDSAKPTGGLEYSRTGNPTRFALERRLAIMEGADYALAFSSGMAAETTLLLSALKKGDHVLAGNDLYGGTVRLFETTFRKFGVAITYVDTRDLRAVKEAIGPKTRLVWLESPTNPLMHICDISSISKAARDGGAATVVDNTFASPFLQNPLALGADVAVHSTTKFIGGHSDVVGGAVILNDRTLFDSVKFNQNAIGAVPSPFDCFLILRGSKTLHLRMERHSQNALKVAEFLASHPKFSAVHYPGLKSHPQYALAKRQMRMAGGMVSAEMKGGMKAVSKFLGRLEVFSLAESLGGVESLVEHPATMTHASLPATRRQKLGIGDGLVRFSVGIEDADDLIADLKAALS; translated from the coding sequence TTGGGATTCGGGACCCGGGCCGTCCATTCGGGCGAGGAGCCCGACCTCTCCGCGACTGGCGACGTTGTCGTGCCCATCCACCTCTCGGCGACCTTCGCGAGAAAGGACTCGGCAAAGCCCACCGGAGGCCTCGAGTACTCCAGGACCGGGAACCCGACCAGGTTCGCCCTGGAGCGGAGGCTCGCAATCATGGAGGGCGCAGACTACGCCCTCGCCTTCTCTTCGGGGATGGCCGCGGAGACCACCCTCCTCCTCTCCGCTCTCAAGAAGGGGGACCACGTCCTCGCGGGCAACGATCTCTACGGCGGGACCGTCAGGCTCTTCGAGACTACTTTCAGGAAGTTCGGAGTCGCCATAACCTACGTCGATACGAGGGACCTTAGGGCGGTCAAGGAGGCAATCGGCCCCAAGACCAGGCTCGTGTGGCTGGAGAGCCCCACCAACCCCCTGATGCACATCTGCGACATCAGTTCGATTTCGAAGGCCGCCAGGGACGGCGGGGCGGCGACCGTCGTTGACAACACCTTCGCGAGCCCGTTTCTCCAGAACCCCCTTGCCCTCGGGGCGGACGTGGCAGTCCACAGCACGACGAAGTTCATCGGGGGACACAGCGACGTGGTCGGGGGGGCCGTGATCCTCAACGACCGAACCCTCTTCGATTCAGTCAAGTTCAACCAGAACGCCATCGGTGCCGTTCCGTCCCCCTTCGATTGTTTCCTAATCCTGAGAGGTTCGAAGACTCTGCACCTCAGGATGGAGAGGCACAGCCAGAACGCCCTGAAGGTGGCGGAGTTCCTCGCCTCTCACCCCAAGTTCTCGGCCGTCCACTATCCGGGGCTGAAGTCTCATCCTCAGTATGCCCTGGCGAAGAGACAGATGCGTATGGCGGGAGGAATGGTCTCGGCGGAGATGAAGGGAGGGATGAAGGCAGTGAGCAAGTTCCTTGGCAGGCTAGAGGTCTTCTCCTTGGCCGAGAGCCTAGGTGGGGTGGAGTCTCTCGTGGAGCACCCCGCGACCATGACGCACGCGAGCCTCCCGGCCACAAGGCGCCAGAAGCTCGGCATCGGGGACGGACTGGTGAGATTCTCGGTGGGGATAGAGGACGCTGACGACCTGATAGCCGACCTAAAGGCGGCACTCTCCTGA
- a CDS encoding pyridoxal-phosphate dependent enzyme: MGPRVAESILELVGGTPLVRLKKVTRGVRAKVYAKLEFFNPGGSVKDRIGLSMILDAERKGLIKPGATIVEPTSGNTGMGLALAAIHRGYKVVFTVPDKMSRDKIDLLRAVGARVRVTPSNVPPGHPESYVEVAKRITKRTPGAFMPNQYENAANPRAHYETTGPEIWEQTDGKLDVLVVGVGTGGTISGTAKFLKEKDPSIRVVGVDPEGSILAELFRGKKSRALAYKVEGIGEDFLPKTLDMKVIDDFVTVSDKEAMLMTRRLAREEGILAGSSSGAAVLGALRASRGLGSSKTVVVILPDTGRSYLNKVYNDDWMEEHAFLPSRGRKVSVRSLMKSSADGGPGFVSVPPSRKVSAVLRLMADRKLTHLLVVRGEVQVGCLSGLALIRAAVRPGPRGKVEECMGPPLPSVQLKAKMLIPGTLLGNAGAVAVLDGRKIVGVLTIADVINYLAET; encoded by the coding sequence GTGGGCCCGCGCGTCGCAGAGAGCATCCTCGAGCTGGTCGGTGGGACGCCCCTAGTCAGGCTGAAGAAGGTCACCCGGGGCGTCAGGGCGAAGGTCTACGCCAAGCTCGAGTTCTTCAACCCCGGAGGCAGCGTCAAAGACAGGATCGGCCTCTCGATGATCCTCGACGCCGAGAGGAAGGGGCTCATCAAACCAGGGGCTACCATAGTCGAACCCACTTCGGGCAACACGGGAATGGGGCTCGCCCTCGCGGCCATCCACCGCGGGTACAAGGTGGTATTCACCGTCCCGGACAAGATGAGCCGCGACAAGATCGACCTCCTTCGGGCGGTGGGCGCCCGGGTGAGAGTGACCCCTTCCAACGTGCCCCCGGGCCATCCTGAGAGCTACGTCGAGGTCGCGAAGAGGATAACCAAGAGGACCCCCGGCGCGTTCATGCCCAACCAGTACGAAAATGCGGCCAACCCGAGGGCGCACTACGAGACCACGGGGCCTGAAATCTGGGAGCAGACCGATGGGAAGCTGGACGTCCTTGTGGTGGGCGTCGGGACCGGAGGGACCATCTCCGGGACTGCGAAGTTCCTGAAGGAGAAGGACCCCTCCATCCGGGTGGTCGGGGTAGACCCGGAGGGCTCGATCCTGGCCGAGCTCTTCCGCGGCAAGAAGTCGCGGGCCTTGGCCTACAAGGTCGAGGGAATCGGCGAGGATTTCCTCCCGAAGACACTTGACATGAAGGTCATCGACGACTTCGTCACAGTCTCGGACAAAGAGGCTATGCTCATGACACGACGCCTGGCCAGGGAGGAGGGGATACTCGCCGGCTCTTCGTCGGGGGCAGCCGTGCTCGGTGCCCTCCGCGCATCCCGGGGCCTTGGCTCGTCGAAGACTGTCGTCGTGATCCTTCCTGACACTGGACGGAGCTACCTGAACAAGGTCTACAACGATGACTGGATGGAGGAGCACGCCTTCCTCCCGTCCCGAGGGAGGAAAGTCTCGGTGCGCTCCCTCATGAAATCCTCTGCGGACGGGGGCCCAGGGTTCGTCTCCGTCCCCCCCTCCAGGAAGGTCTCAGCCGTCCTTCGGTTGATGGCCGACCGCAAGCTGACGCATCTCCTCGTCGTCAGGGGCGAGGTTCAGGTGGGCTGCCTCTCGGGCCTCGCACTCATCAGAGCAGCGGTCCGGCCGGGCCCTCGGGGCAAGGTCGAGGAGTGCATGGGCCCGCCCCTCCCCTCCGTCCAGCTCAAGGCGAAGATGCTGATCCCCGGGACCCTCCTCGGCAACGCCGGGGCGGTGGCGGTTCTGGACGGGAGAAAGATCGTCGGCGTCCTGACCATCGCAGATGTGATAAACTACCTTGCCGAAACGTAG
- the proC gene encoding pyrroline-5-carboxylate reductase, translated as MIVAVLGGGRIGEAVARSLSRSKSVSRVIMTRRNLGPVRHLASSKLQVTTDNRRAAKDADLVIVSVKAGDAKALLKEISGVTRGKLVVSLMAAVSIKRIQAALPGAKVVRAMPNIAATIRESITAYSLSPEVSEGETRAVESVLRSFGESIRVPESLMNAVTALSGSGPAYIATFIESMVSGALMVGMPREIASKLVTKTLVGTADLLEEKKMHPAELRDSVTTPAGTTIAGIYELEKGSFRTSVMNAVEAATRASERVAKKFEGEE; from the coding sequence ATGATAGTGGCCGTGCTCGGAGGGGGGAGGATAGGGGAGGCGGTGGCGAGGAGCCTCTCCAGGTCCAAGAGCGTCTCAAGGGTGATCATGACGAGGAGGAACCTAGGTCCCGTCAGGCACCTCGCTTCGTCCAAGCTTCAGGTAACTACGGACAACAGGAGGGCCGCGAAGGACGCCGACCTGGTCATCGTCTCGGTGAAGGCGGGGGATGCCAAGGCTCTTCTCAAGGAGATATCGGGCGTCACCAGGGGCAAACTGGTCGTTTCTCTGATGGCCGCTGTTTCGATCAAGAGAATCCAGGCCGCTCTGCCGGGTGCCAAGGTGGTCAGGGCCATGCCCAACATAGCGGCGACCATCAGAGAATCCATCACCGCCTACTCTCTTTCCCCCGAAGTGAGCGAGGGCGAGACACGAGCCGTCGAGTCGGTCCTCAGGTCCTTCGGCGAAAGCATCCGCGTCCCCGAGTCCCTCATGAACGCGGTCACGGCACTGAGCGGGAGCGGCCCCGCCTACATCGCCACCTTCATCGAGTCGATGGTCAGCGGCGCGCTTATGGTAGGGATGCCGAGAGAAATCGCGTCGAAGCTTGTCACAAAAACGCTGGTCGGAACCGCCGACCTTCTCGAGGAGAAGAAGATGCACCCCGCGGAACTCAGGGATTCGGTGACGACGCCAGCCGGGACGACCATAGCCGGCATCTACGAGCTCGAGAAGGGCTCCTTCAGGACGAGCGTGATGAACGCCGTAGAAGCAGCCACCCGGGCCTCCGAGAGGGTTGCGAAGAAGTTCGAAGGAGAGGAGTGA
- a CDS encoding RidA family protein, which produces MKRRAIAPPSIFNSDPYGFSQGILAEGGKRILFISGQLAADKEGNFVGGTFREQCQMALDGIAAVLNESGMANQNVMKITAYVTDMKGTIEEFTELTKQFFSDGFPASTLVETKGLAFPGQVVEIEAVALG; this is translated from the coding sequence TTGAAACGAAGGGCAATCGCGCCTCCCTCGATCTTCAACAGCGATCCATATGGGTTCAGCCAAGGCATCCTGGCCGAAGGAGGCAAAAGGATCCTCTTCATTTCGGGCCAGCTCGCCGCGGACAAGGAAGGCAACTTCGTCGGCGGCACCTTCCGAGAGCAATGCCAAATGGCGCTCGACGGGATAGCCGCAGTCCTGAATGAAAGCGGAATGGCGAACCAGAACGTCATGAAGATAACCGCCTACGTGACTGACATGAAGGGCACCATCGAGGAATTCACTGAGCTTACGAAACAATTCTTCTCAGACGGTTTTCCTGCGTCCACACTGGTGGAAACTAAGGGCCTTGCCTTTCCAGGCCAAGTCGTCGAGATAGAAGCGGTTGCCCTGGGTTGA
- a CDS encoding cupredoxin domain-containing protein, with product MKLDRRTTILILVVAVVISSTLVVAYSLNLGKAGPGTKQSGGFLIIAGPNGYNDSIDHGVPQNPWPIVKVQKGTTVTISVYNSDHQAHGFQITHYLAGSINTVAPGQTFTVSFVADETGTFQIYCAIFCTVHAFMQSGELIVQ from the coding sequence TTGAAACTTGACCGCCGTACGACCATTCTGATTCTGGTTGTCGCCGTTGTGATTAGTTCCACGTTGGTGGTTGCGTACTCTCTGAACTTGGGGAAGGCTGGCCCGGGCACGAAGCAATCTGGCGGTTTCCTGATAATCGCCGGTCCCAACGGGTACAATGACAGCATCGACCACGGCGTTCCTCAGAACCCTTGGCCCATAGTCAAGGTGCAGAAGGGAACCACGGTGACCATTTCGGTGTACAACTCCGACCACCAGGCACACGGATTCCAAATCACGCACTATCTCGCTGGGAGCATAAACACTGTAGCCCCGGGACAGACGTTCACGGTCTCGTTCGTCGCCGATGAGACGGGGACATTTCAGATCTACTGCGCGATTTTTTGCACGGTGCATGCCTTCATGCAGAGTGGGGAGCTCATCGTCCAATAG
- a CDS encoding dihydrofolate reductase family protein, with amino-acid sequence MRHLILDTIVSLDGYFTSLRNEIDWFGFDDDEWKWSRDINRRVDTMLYGRVTYEEFRQFWPTTAPKSMGVDPTLIQQLNTLQKVVFSRTLAKASWKPATLVRGNPSEAVSKLKRQNGKDIVVVGSGTLVGSLLREDLIDEYYVRVRPIILGSGRPIFVDPDGRHPLKLISAKTFKSGVVGLHYEPLAQTRDRK; translated from the coding sequence ATGAGACATCTGATCCTTGACACAATAGTTTCCCTTGACGGGTACTTTACGAGTCTGAGGAATGAGATTGACTGGTTCGGATTCGACGACGACGAGTGGAAATGGTCTAGGGATATTAATCGCAGGGTGGACACGATGCTCTATGGGCGAGTCACTTACGAAGAGTTCAGGCAGTTCTGGCCGACTACAGCCCCGAAGTCAATGGGGGTGGATCCCACTCTCATTCAGCAGCTGAACACCCTGCAGAAAGTAGTTTTCTCGCGGACTCTCGCCAAGGCGTCTTGGAAGCCCGCGACCCTCGTGCGAGGCAACCCGAGCGAGGCCGTCTCGAAGCTCAAACGACAGAATGGGAAGGACATAGTCGTCGTGGGCAGCGGAACGCTGGTGGGCTCGCTCCTCCGAGAGGATCTCATCGACGAGTATTACGTCCGGGTACGTCCCATCATACTGGGCTCGGGGAGGCCCATATTCGTCGACCCCGACGGCAGGCACCCTCTAAAGCTGATCAGCGCCAAGACGTTCAAGTCGGGAGTGGTCGGACTCCACTACGAACCACTAGCGCAGACGAGAGACAGAAAATAG
- the dph5 gene encoding diphthine synthase has translation MGRLVFVGLGLGGKGISLNGIEELKAADVAYLEYYTSPHEPGLLKELEDAVGKRLVIVDRAFVEDGTRILDEATNKKVALAVQGDPMIATTHGELRARATKAGIETRVVHGATIASAAASESGLHYYKFSRTVTVTREAVGRLTQAYHVLHQNLLEGAHTLILLEYDEDSGEGVSPASAIAGLLLAEANFKRGVVSEATFALVLSRVGRPDSAVGGGTFAELDKKDYGQPPHTLLIPGKLHFTETEAVAAIFKLSKAEVRSNSEGVLRTAQTLVPKYVAKTRRALEGVRSKLGSQYEPVLENAELYMKDAENFLANGEDELAMLSIGYAEGLLDSLSFAGVVKIDW, from the coding sequence ATGGGAAGACTGGTGTTTGTCGGCCTGGGGCTGGGCGGGAAGGGAATAAGTCTCAACGGCATCGAGGAACTGAAGGCGGCAGACGTCGCATACCTCGAATATTACACTTCACCTCATGAGCCGGGCCTCCTCAAGGAGCTGGAGGACGCCGTAGGAAAGCGTCTTGTCATCGTCGACCGGGCTTTCGTCGAGGACGGGACACGGATCCTAGACGAGGCAACTAACAAGAAGGTGGCTTTGGCCGTCCAGGGCGACCCCATGATTGCGACGACCCACGGGGAACTGAGAGCCAGGGCGACGAAGGCGGGAATCGAGACGAGAGTGGTCCACGGGGCCACCATAGCGTCGGCGGCGGCCAGTGAATCCGGACTCCACTACTACAAGTTCTCCCGGACGGTGACCGTCACCAGGGAAGCGGTCGGCAGGTTAACCCAGGCGTACCACGTGCTGCACCAGAACCTGCTCGAGGGGGCGCATACCCTCATCCTGCTCGAGTATGACGAAGATAGCGGTGAAGGAGTCTCACCTGCGTCCGCCATCGCCGGACTCCTGCTCGCCGAAGCGAACTTCAAGAGGGGCGTTGTGAGTGAAGCGACCTTCGCTCTCGTCCTGTCGAGGGTCGGAAGGCCTGATAGCGCGGTCGGAGGAGGGACATTCGCTGAGCTTGATAAGAAGGACTATGGTCAGCCGCCCCACACGCTCCTCATCCCCGGGAAACTGCACTTCACCGAGACTGAGGCGGTTGCTGCGATCTTCAAACTGAGCAAGGCGGAGGTCCGCAGCAATTCGGAAGGGGTGCTTCGGACGGCCCAGACCCTGGTCCCGAAATACGTGGCCAAGACCAGGCGGGCGTTGGAGGGGGTCAGGTCTAAGCTTGGGTCGCAGTATGAACCCGTCCTTGAGAACGCGGAGCTCTACATGAAGGACGCGGAGAACTTCCTCGCCAACGGTGAGGACGAGCTGGCGATGCTGAGCATCGGCTACGCCGAAGGTCTATTAGATTCACTCTCGTTCGCCGGCGTTGTAAAGATAGACTGGTAG
- a CDS encoding FAD synthase: MKGKQILSVIFSLSLLGGSPTLIEVGKRLGVEAADIREKVQECLARGLIVNRHGKLALTKDGRRALRVVFIGGGFEIIHQGHLYTIEKAKELGDLLVVVVAKDSTIRKRKKRDPVAGEEKRVALLSSLRQVDAAILGVEGNIYDTLEKVKPDVVALGYDQHHLESDIAREGKKRGLKLKVVRLDSPIPDVKTSAMLRDF; this comes from the coding sequence ATGAAAGGCAAACAAATCCTCTCAGTCATCTTCTCACTGAGTCTCCTGGGGGGAAGTCCCACCCTCATCGAGGTCGGGAAACGGCTAGGAGTTGAGGCAGCGGACATCAGGGAAAAGGTCCAGGAGTGCCTGGCAAGGGGCCTCATCGTGAATCGACACGGAAAGCTCGCACTGACCAAGGACGGACGGCGCGCACTCAGGGTGGTCTTCATCGGAGGGGGCTTCGAGATCATACACCAGGGGCACCTGTACACCATCGAGAAGGCGAAGGAATTGGGGGATTTGTTGGTGGTCGTGGTGGCGAAGGACAGCACGATCCGGAAGAGGAAGAAGCGGGACCCGGTGGCGGGGGAAGAGAAGAGGGTGGCCTTGCTTTCGTCGCTCAGGCAGGTGGATGCAGCTATCCTGGGGGTCGAGGGGAACATCTACGACACCCTCGAGAAGGTGAAGCCCGACGTGGTCGCGCTGGGATACGACCAGCATCATCTGGAGTCCGACATAGCCCGCGAGGGGAAGAAGAGAGGACTGAAGCTGAAGGTGGTGAGGCTGGACTCCCCGATTCCCGACGTCAAGACCAGCGCGATGCTGAGGGACTTCTAG
- a CDS encoding RNA-binding protein — MEEVNRSIKGLETHFSLQLERRDRLLKDSRDVIASASRTIINVHNGRTKDAERELARAKSLLAALKKSGDGPLARYLVSPETEYVEASAVVALAKGKPIPSRASLGSSPEAYLLGLLDTVGELKRLVLDSIMNGRVTKAKKYFSVMEELYSVCSPLAVYDHVANGARRKIDVARMLVEDTRGLLTEEVRRESVNSSLARLQKKLDNAARS, encoded by the coding sequence ATGGAAGAGGTGAACCGCTCCATCAAGGGGCTCGAGACCCATTTCTCGCTGCAGCTCGAGCGCAGGGACAGGCTCCTGAAGGACAGCAGGGATGTCATCGCTTCTGCGTCGCGGACAATAATCAACGTCCACAACGGGAGGACGAAGGACGCGGAACGGGAGCTCGCTCGCGCGAAGTCTCTCCTCGCGGCGCTAAAGAAGTCCGGAGACGGTCCCCTGGCGCGATACCTCGTATCTCCAGAGACGGAGTACGTCGAAGCGTCGGCCGTCGTCGCCCTAGCCAAAGGGAAACCAATCCCTTCGAGGGCTTCGCTGGGGTCTTCCCCAGAAGCCTACCTCCTTGGGCTGCTGGACACTGTCGGTGAGCTGAAGCGCCTCGTGCTCGATTCGATAATGAACGGAAGGGTCACGAAGGCCAAGAAGTACTTCTCGGTGATGGAGGAGCTCTACTCGGTCTGTTCCCCGCTCGCGGTCTATGACCACGTGGCCAACGGGGCGAGGAGGAAGATCGACGTGGCGAGGATGCTCGTCGAGGATACGCGAGGCCTCCTTACGGAGGAGGTGAGGCGGGAATCGGTCAACTCGTCTCTAGCTCGCCTGCAGAAGAAGCTCGACAACGCTGCCCGCAGCTAG
- a CDS encoding DMT family transporter, translating to MRREAGLALAETALTAVLWGTSFPVISVGIKGGLDPRTFVFLRFAIAAPIMLAAAAALGKDVRRLFRSRGVWIVGLLNAAGFLCQFLGQQYTDASVAALLVNLSVVLAAGGAAVFLGEKFGGLKVAGVVLAVLGTVLITTGGDFSVVTRSQAFGDGLYLIAAVSWAGYIVYAKKKTDEEKWDPLAVAACIVTVTAVAVLPAALTAGIGVSISPGSLAVIGYTAVFNTVIPFVLYQAGLRYLSAATSAVVLMLEIVVAVMVSVAFLGETLPFVAWIGAGAVLGSILLVSGLELGGKSLSVSSDNAAPVKDS from the coding sequence TTGAGGAGGGAGGCCGGCCTAGCCCTGGCCGAGACGGCGCTCACGGCGGTTCTGTGGGGGACATCCTTTCCCGTAATCTCGGTAGGAATCAAGGGGGGCCTGGACCCCAGGACCTTCGTCTTCCTCCGGTTCGCCATCGCCGCGCCGATAATGCTCGCAGCAGCAGCTGCGCTAGGAAAAGACGTCAGACGCCTGTTCAGGAGCCGCGGTGTCTGGATCGTAGGGCTTCTAAACGCCGCAGGTTTCCTCTGCCAGTTCCTCGGTCAGCAGTACACCGACGCTTCCGTAGCTGCCCTCCTGGTCAATCTCTCAGTTGTGTTGGCCGCGGGCGGGGCAGCCGTGTTCCTGGGGGAGAAGTTCGGGGGGCTGAAGGTGGCCGGGGTGGTCCTCGCGGTGTTGGGGACCGTCCTGATTACCACGGGGGGAGACTTTTCGGTTGTCACAAGAAGCCAGGCTTTCGGCGACGGGCTGTATCTCATCGCCGCGGTCTCCTGGGCCGGGTACATCGTCTATGCGAAGAAGAAGACGGACGAGGAGAAGTGGGACCCGCTCGCGGTCGCGGCTTGCATAGTGACGGTGACAGCGGTAGCGGTGCTTCCCGCCGCCCTCACAGCAGGCATCGGAGTCTCCATCTCCCCTGGCTCCCTCGCCGTCATAGGCTACACCGCGGTCTTCAACACCGTCATTCCCTTCGTGCTTTACCAGGCGGGTTTGAGGTACCTGTCGGCGGCCACGTCGGCTGTCGTGCTGATGCTGGAGATTGTGGTCGCGGTGATGGTCTCTGTGGCCTTCCTCGGAGAGACTCTGCCCTTTGTTGCTTGGATAGGAGCCGGGGCGGTCTTAGGTTCAATCCTGCTGGTCTCGGGATTGGAGCTGGGTGGCAAGAGCTTATCCGTGTCTTCTGACAACGCTGCCCCAGTGAAGGACTCGTAG
- a CDS encoding restriction endonuclease, with protein sequence MARTRYERGREKEYRTMNLLKKDGWLVSRSAASHGAVDVFAAKGGMILLVQVKSGKARVKKEELEELVQWAKSSNGRAEVWHFKGRGKLEKRRVYASKGGRG encoded by the coding sequence ATGGCCCGGACCAGGTATGAAAGAGGAAGGGAAAAAGAGTATAGAACGATGAACCTATTGAAGAAAGACGGATGGTTGGTGTCTAGAAGCGCAGCGTCACACGGCGCCGTCGACGTATTTGCCGCAAAAGGCGGGATGATCTTGCTGGTGCAGGTCAAGAGCGGCAAGGCACGGGTGAAGAAGGAGGAACTAGAAGAACTGGTTCAATGGGCAAAGAGCTCGAACGGACGGGCCGAAGTGTGGCACTTCAAGGGCAGAGGCAAACTCGAGAAGCGCCGGGTCTACGCATCTAAGGGGGGAAGAGGTTGA
- a CDS encoding acyl-CoA thioesterase: MAQPRPKSPSESSMATARLMMPTDANVAGNVFGGAIMRYMDEIAGIVAWRHAGRNCVTASIDRMDFYAPVFVGNLLILKATVNYVGRTSMEVGVRIEAQDPSTRKNTHTGSCHLTFVAIDERGRPTPIPKLIPITKEEKRRFREALARRKLREAEVTVPEGH; encoded by the coding sequence ATGGCCCAACCGCGTCCGAAGAGCCCCTCTGAATCCAGCATGGCTACGGCCAGGCTCATGATGCCCACCGACGCCAACGTCGCGGGGAACGTATTCGGCGGCGCGATCATGCGGTACATGGACGAGATAGCAGGGATAGTCGCCTGGCGCCACGCAGGCCGCAACTGCGTGACCGCTTCGATCGATAGGATGGACTTCTACGCCCCGGTCTTCGTCGGCAACCTGCTAATCCTCAAGGCCACGGTGAACTACGTAGGAAGGACGTCGATGGAAGTGGGGGTCAGGATCGAGGCCCAGGACCCTTCGACGCGGAAGAACACCCACACCGGCTCATGCCACCTGACCTTCGTGGCCATCGACGAAAGGGGCAGACCAACTCCAATCCCCAAGCTGATCCCCATCACCAAGGAGGAGAAGCGGCGCTTCCGGGAGGCCCTGGCGAGGAGGAAGCTTAGAGAGGCCGAAGTGACTGTGCCCGAAGGCCACTGA
- a CDS encoding hydroxyacylglutathione hydrolase family protein, which produces MIVKQIAVGTMANFVYLLVDERSREGAVVDSGWETEPIVRAADEAGAKVKFVVATHEHFDHTSTISELAQKLSAKVVAHKDSPIECDLRVGDGQVLELGGEGVRVLHTPGHTEDSVCLYDGREVFTGDTLFVGTIGRFDRMWAEAMHKSLNEVIMKLPDSTVMYPGHDYGGVPFRTLREEKAANPFLMAADLKSFLSLFS; this is translated from the coding sequence TTGATAGTCAAGCAGATTGCCGTGGGGACGATGGCGAACTTCGTTTACCTGCTGGTGGACGAAAGGAGCCGCGAAGGGGCGGTCGTCGACTCCGGATGGGAGACGGAGCCGATTGTCAGGGCGGCGGACGAAGCAGGCGCCAAGGTGAAGTTCGTCGTGGCCACCCACGAGCACTTCGACCACACCTCGACCATCTCCGAGCTCGCGCAGAAGCTATCCGCGAAGGTCGTGGCCCACAAGGACTCGCCCATCGAATGCGATCTGAGGGTCGGAGACGGACAGGTGTTGGAGCTGGGCGGGGAGGGAGTGCGGGTCCTCCACACGCCAGGGCACACCGAGGACAGCGTCTGCCTCTACGACGGCCGCGAGGTCTTCACCGGAGACACACTCTTCGTGGGGACGATCGGGAGGTTCGACAGGATGTGGGCCGAGGCCATGCACAAGAGCCTCAACGAAGTCATCATGAAGCTTCCGGACTCGACCGTCATGTATCCGGGGCACGACTACGGAGGCGTCCCCTTCAGGACGCTCCGCGAGGAGAAGGCGGCCAACCCGTTCCTGATGGCGGCGGACCTCAAGAGCTTTCTTTCGCTTTTCTCGTAA